A single region of the Triticum dicoccoides isolate Atlit2015 ecotype Zavitan chromosome 2B, WEW_v2.0, whole genome shotgun sequence genome encodes:
- the LOC119367925 gene encoding heavy metal-associated isoprenylated plant protein 16-like, with the protein MKQKIVIQLSISCDKSRSKALTLAARAAGVTSMGITGDARDQLEVVGDGVDPVCLVSCLRKKLGHAQIIKVEEVKKPEEKKKDEPKPAPAVAVHPPPYYYPPSYYHHQYQPAHMVVCDEQPSNCRTM; encoded by the exons ATGAAG CAAAAGATTGTCATCCAGTTGAGCATATCATGCGACAAGAGCCGGTCCAAAGCCCTGACGCTGGCcgccagagcagccggggtgacatCCATGGGGATAACCGGCGACGCCAGGGACCAGCTGGAGGTGGTCGGCGACGGCGTCGACCCTGTGTGCCTCGTCAGCTGCCTCCGAAAGAAGCTCGGCCACGCCCAAATCATCAAGGtggaggaagtgaagaagccggaggagaagaagaaggatgaGCCGAAGCCGGCGCCGGCCGTGGCGGTGCACCCGCCGCCGTACTACTACCCACCCAGCTACTACCACCACCAGTACCAGCCGGCGCACATGGTCGTCTGCGACGAACAGCCCAGCAACTGCCGGACCATGTAA